A window of Patagioenas fasciata isolate bPatFas1 chromosome 5, bPatFas1.hap1, whole genome shotgun sequence contains these coding sequences:
- the MGAT2 gene encoding alpha-1,6-mannosyl-glycoprotein 2-beta-N-acetylglucosaminyltransferase, whose amino-acid sequence MRLRIYKRKVLVLALALAICALALWGSGGGGRRRQQQQQQRGGPGSTGEPPRVSEAPPRRPAANASAASPALPVLTENGTLSYRSLVYRLNFDQPVRNAGRFPGRSGPAADAVLVVQVHDRAEHLRLLLESLRRAAGVENVLLVLSHDLWSEELNRLAAAVDFCPVLQIFFPFSIQLYPREFPGHDPRDCPRDVGKAAALRLGCINAEFPDSFGHYREARFSQTKHHWWWKLHFVWERVRALREHAGPVLFLEEDHYLAPDFYHVLKKLWALRERDCPECQVVSLGTYSPVRGGFAGRADKVEMKTWKSTEHNMGMAFDRDTYQKLIECTDAFCTYDDYNWDWTLQHLTVSCLPKFWKVLVPEIPRVFHTGDCGMHHKKTCRPATQSAKIDSLLNSNQQYLFPETMSVSKRYSMAPLSPHVKNGGWGDIRDHELCKSYRRLQ is encoded by the coding sequence ATGCGGCTGCGGATCTACAAGCGGAAGGTGTTGGTGCTGGCGCTGGCGCTGGCGATTTGCGCGCTGGCGTTGTGgggaagcggcggcggcgggcggaggcggcagcagcagcagcagcagcggggcggTCCCGGGAGCACCGGGGAGCCGCCGCGGGTCAGCGAAGCGCCaccgcgccgccccgccgcgAACGCCTCGGCCGCATCGCCGGCGCTGCCGGTTCTCACCGAGAACGGGACGCTGAGTTACCGCTCGCTCGTTTACCGCCTCAACTTCGACCAGCCGGTGCGGAACGCCGGGCGCTTCCCGGGGcgctccggccccgccgccgaCGCGGTGCTGGTGGTGCAAGTGCACGACCGGGCCGAGCACCTGCGGCTGCTGCTGGAGTcgctgcggcgggcggcgggagtGGAGAAcgtgctgctggtgctgagccaCGACCTGTGGAGCGAGGAGCTGAACCGGCTGGCGGCCGCCGTGGATTTCTGCCCGGTGCTGCAGATCTTCTTCCCGTTCAGCATCCAGCTCTATCCCCGCGAGTTCCCGGGCCACGACCCCCGCGACTGCCCCCGCGACGTGGGCAAGGCGGCCGCGCTGCGCCTGGGCTGCATCAACGCCGAGTTCCCCGACTCGTTCGGGCACTACCGCGAAGCCCGCTTCTCCCAGACCAAGCACCACTGGTGGTGGAAGCTGCACTTCGTGTGGGAGCGGGTGCGGGCGCTGCGGGAGCACGCGGGGCCCGTCCTGTTCCTGGAGGAGGATCACTACCTGGCGCCCGACTTCTACCACGTCCTCAAGAAGCTCTGGGCCCTGCGCGAGCGCGACTGCCCCGAGTGTCAGGTCGTGTCCTTGGGCACCTACAGCCCGGTCCGCGGCGGCTTCGCCGGCCGCGCCGACAAGGTGGAGATGAAGACGTGGAAGTCCACCGAGCACAACATGGGCATGGCCTTCGACAGAGACACCTACCAGAAGCTCATCGAGTGCACGGACGCCTTCTGCACCTACGATGACTACAACtgggactggactctgcagcactTGACTGTCTCTTGTCTTCCAAAGTTCTGGAAAGTGCTGGTTCCCGAAATCCCCAGGGTTTTTCACACGGGGGACTGCGGCATGCACCACAAGAAAACCTGCAGGCCGGCCACCCAGAGTGCCAAAATCGACTCTCTCTTGAACAGCAACCAACAGTACCTGTTTCCCGAAACCATGAGTGTCAGTAAGAGGTACTCCATGGCACCCCTGTCCCCTCACGTCAAAAACGGAGGCTGGGGAGATATTAGGGACCACGAACTCTGTAAAAGTTACCGCAGACTTCAGTGA